The Pseudomonas allokribbensis genome has a window encoding:
- the pilG gene encoding twitching motility response regulator PilG: MEQQSSALKVMVIDDSKTIRRTAETLLKNAGCEVITAIDGFDALAKIADNHPGIIFVDIMMPRLDGYQTCALIKNNSAFKATPVIMLSSRDGLFDKAKGRIVGSDQFLTKPFSKEELLDAIAAHVPGFTADLPQ, from the coding sequence ATGGAACAGCAGTCCAGCGCCTTGAAGGTCATGGTGATCGACGACTCGAAAACGATTCGTCGCACCGCCGAGACCCTGTTGAAAAATGCAGGGTGCGAAGTCATCACGGCGATCGACGGTTTCGACGCCCTGGCGAAGATCGCCGACAACCACCCCGGGATCATTTTTGTCGACATCATGATGCCGCGTCTGGATGGTTATCAGACCTGCGCTTTAATCAAGAACAACAGTGCTTTCAAGGCAACGCCGGTGATCATGCTGTCGTCCCGCGACGGGCTGTTCGACAAGGCCAAGGGGCGGATTGTCGGTTCCGATCAATTTTTGACCAAGCCTTTCAGCAAGGAAGAACTGCTCGACGCGATTGCGGCCCATGTTCCGGGCTTTACCGCTGATTTGCCGCAGTAA